One Spiroplasma endosymbiont of Dioctria linearis DNA segment encodes these proteins:
- a CDS encoding ATP-dependent Clp protease ATP-binding subunit, whose translation MDFTQKPDPLNDPEILNKYTRDLTKDAKEGKIDPIIGRDDEIMRVIRILSRKTKNNPVLIGEPGVGKTAIAEGLAQRINKGDVPSVLKDKKILELDMGSVMAGASFLGDYEARIKGIVNAIQKENGQIILFIDELHLIVGAGKTGNGGGMDVSNLLKPSLARGGIKVIGATTLKEYREYIEKDSALERRFQKVIVSEPTIEETISILRGLKERFETYHGVRIHDNALVAAAQLSDRYISDRFLPDKAIDLVDEASATIKTELASVPTELYQIDRKVMQLEIEKAALSKEQDEKSKDRLQQAEKELKNLKSIQAEFNNKWNSEKKALEKINQFRSTIDSLKVELEQVQAQANYQRAGEIQYSLLPALEKQLSSALDNNKEKLISEEVTEIEIASIVSRWTGIEMENLIESEKQKLLGLSTTLKKMVKGQNQALELVSDAIIRSRSGIKDPNKPIGSFLFLGPTGVGKTEVAKSLAKNLFGSEKKMLRFDMSEYMEKHSVSKLLGSPPGYVGYEEGGKLTEGVRRAPYSILLFDEVEKAHPDVFNIFLQILDDGRVTDSLGKTIDFKNTIIIMTSNIGSEYLISTPPELIDQDVLNENLRKFFRPEFLNRIDNIVTFNALSKDVIKEVIIKTLDELKERVLLSNEYIINFTDSSIKKILEEGYDQQYGARPIKRYIERNIETLIARAIVSSEIEPKRNYVIDVNNNNFVLSTSNKLN comes from the coding sequence AGACTAAAAATAATCCGGTTTTAATTGGTGAGCCCGGTGTTGGTAAAACAGCAATTGCAGAAGGTTTAGCTCAACGAATAAATAAAGGTGATGTTCCAAGTGTTTTAAAAGATAAAAAAATTCTAGAGTTAGACATGGGAAGTGTTATGGCTGGAGCTAGTTTTTTAGGAGATTATGAAGCAAGAATTAAGGGAATTGTAAATGCAATTCAAAAAGAAAATGGTCAAATAATATTATTTATTGATGAATTACATCTAATTGTTGGAGCAGGAAAAACTGGAAATGGCGGAGGAATGGATGTTTCAAACCTATTAAAACCTTCTCTTGCTAGAGGTGGTATTAAAGTTATTGGAGCAACAACTTTAAAAGAGTACAGAGAATATATAGAAAAAGATTCTGCACTTGAAAGAAGATTTCAAAAGGTTATTGTAAGTGAACCTACTATTGAAGAAACAATTTCAATTTTAAGAGGACTAAAGGAACGTTTTGAAACATACCATGGAGTAAGAATTCATGATAATGCTTTAGTTGCAGCTGCACAATTAAGTGATAGATATATTTCCGATAGATTTTTACCAGATAAGGCAATTGACTTGGTAGATGAAGCAAGTGCCACCATTAAAACGGAGTTAGCATCAGTTCCTACAGAGTTATATCAAATTGATAGAAAAGTTATGCAATTAGAAATTGAAAAAGCAGCTCTTTCTAAGGAACAAGATGAAAAATCTAAAGATAGATTACAACAAGCCGAAAAAGAATTAAAAAATTTAAAATCAATACAAGCCGAGTTTAATAATAAATGAAATTCTGAAAAAAAAGCTTTAGAAAAAATTAATCAGTTTAGATCTACTATTGATAGTTTAAAAGTTGAACTAGAACAAGTTCAAGCACAAGCTAATTATCAAAGAGCTGGAGAAATTCAATATTCATTATTACCAGCCTTAGAAAAACAATTAAGTTCTGCACTTGATAATAATAAGGAGAAATTAATTTCAGAGGAAGTAACTGAAATTGAAATTGCTTCAATTGTATCTAGATGAACTGGAATAGAAATGGAAAATCTAATTGAAAGTGAGAAACAAAAACTTTTAGGTTTAAGTACAACACTTAAAAAAATGGTAAAAGGTCAAAATCAAGCATTAGAACTTGTATCTGATGCAATTATTCGAAGTAGAAGTGGAATTAAAGATCCAAATAAACCAATAGGTAGTTTCTTATTTTTAGGTCCAACTGGTGTTGGTAAAACAGAAGTTGCAAAATCACTTGCAAAAAATTTATTTGGAAGTGAGAAAAAAATGCTGAGGTTTGATATGTCTGAATATATGGAAAAACATTCAGTATCTAAATTATTAGGTTCTCCTCCTGGTTATGTTGGTTATGAAGAGGGAGGTAAACTTACTGAGGGTGTAAGAAGAGCACCATATTCAATACTATTATTTGATGAAGTAGAAAAAGCTCATCCGGATGTTTTTAATATATTTTTACAAATCTTAGATGATGGTAGAGTTACTGATTCTCTTGGAAAGACAATTGATTTTAAAAATACAATCATAATTATGACTTCAAATATTGGTTCTGAATATCTAATCTCAACACCACCAGAATTAATTGACCAAGATGTTCTAAATGAGAACTTAAGAAAATTCTTTAGACCTGAATTTTTAAATAGAATTGATAATATTGTGACTTTCAATGCTTTATCTAAAGATGTTATTAAAGAAGTTATTATAAAAACTTTAGATGAATTGAAAGAGAGAGTTTTATTATCAAATGAATATATTATAAATTTTACAGATTCATCTATAAAAAAAATTTTAGAAGAAGGTTATGATCAACAATATGGTGCTCGACCAATTAAAAGATATATTGAAAGAAATATTGAGACTTTAATTGCAAGGGCAATAGTTTCGAGTGAGATAGAACCTAAGAGAAATTATGTAATTGATGTTAATAATAACAATTTTGTACTATCAACTTCAAATAAATTAAATTAG
- the hrcA gene encoding heat-inducible transcriptional repressor HrcA — MLTKRQNLILKSIIEEYIKTALPVGSKRIQEVLTMEVSSATIRNESAFLEEQGFLEKAHTSSGKVPSTKGYRYYVDNLMESNNIEDIKVQINEIFKKRGATIDEILEKTSSILSEMTKLATVVATSEVNGELLLSKIELIPISNKSAVVIFVLSNGAIENKNINLDSITLEELRLSIDLFNERLVNSKISEIETKSQAMIPVLRQQVKKYEFVLQTLIGALIHTDSNKSRTSGVKYLLENPEFNDANKIKDIIQFIENASPFVWFNYQSKTNKTTVAIGLETGNENDDIAVIGTNFPTKGGGKGALALVGPKRIEYDKVSKLLEWISNKIEEKFLLEGE; from the coding sequence TTGTTAACAAAACGTCAAAACCTAATTTTAAAATCCATTATAGAAGAATATATTAAAACTGCATTACCAGTAGGTTCTAAAAGGATTCAAGAGGTATTAACAATGGAAGTATCTTCTGCAACAATTAGAAATGAATCAGCATTTCTAGAGGAACAAGGCTTTTTAGAAAAAGCTCATACTTCTTCAGGAAAAGTTCCTTCAACAAAAGGTTATAGATACTATGTTGATAATCTTATGGAATCGAATAACATTGAAGATATCAAAGTTCAGATTAATGAGATCTTTAAAAAAAGAGGAGCCACTATTGATGAGATTTTAGAAAAGACTTCATCAATATTAAGCGAAATGACAAAATTAGCAACAGTTGTTGCGACTTCAGAAGTAAATGGTGAGTTACTCTTATCAAAAATTGAGTTGATACCTATTTCAAATAAATCTGCAGTTGTAATATTTGTTCTTTCAAATGGAGCAATTGAAAATAAAAACATAAATCTTGATTCAATAACTTTAGAAGAACTAAGATTATCAATTGATTTATTTAATGAAAGATTAGTAAATTCTAAAATTTCTGAAATTGAAACAAAATCACAAGCAATGATTCCTGTATTAAGGCAACAAGTTAAAAAATATGAGTTTGTATTACAAACTTTAATAGGGGCTTTAATACATACAGATTCAAATAAATCAAGAACAAGTGGTGTTAAATATTTATTAGAAAACCCAGAGTTTAATGATGCAAATAAGATAAAAGATATTATTCAGTTTATTGAAAATGCTTCTCCCTTTGTTTGATTTAATTACCAAAGTAAAACAAACAAAACAACTGTAGCTATTGGTTTAGAAACAGGCAATGAAAATGATGATATTGCAGTTATTGGAACAAACTTTCCCACAAAAGGTGGGGGCAAAGGTGCTTTAGCTCTAGTTGGGCCTAAAAGAATTGAATATGATAAAGTATCAAAACTTTTAGAATGAATAAGCAATAAAATTGAAGAAAAATTTTTGTTGGAAGGAGAATAA